The Aedes albopictus strain Foshan chromosome 1, AalbF5, whole genome shotgun sequence genomic interval AATGCAGGACGAAAATTGCCCGGAGAAAATTCGACAAAAGAACATCAAACTGATGATGGCGAAAACAGCAATAACGTTTGCAGAAGCTAAGGAGTGTTTCCCGCTAAGGACCCACAACACCTATGCACCGCTGGAAGATCTCAACGATTTCCCAGTGCTAGGCGAATCGTATGCAGCAACCCAACATGGAGAGTCACTGAGACAGCAATGGCAGCGAACAAACCAAGAGCGAGAGAGGATCAAAGCAGCAGTCAAAACATACCCCGACCAACCGAAAAAGCAAACTAAACAAGGAGTCAAGAGAGCGCGGAAAGAGGAGACCCAAAAGGCAGGACCAACAAACGCAATGAAAGCAACGAACGAACGTGATCGAATACTGGCAGAGGAATCGAGCAGCACCAAGGACGGTGTCGCACTGAACAACCAAACCACCAGCGAGAAAGAGAAATGGGAGCACCTGATGCGAGAAGCGCGCAACCAAGCGGAGCAGACGGCTAGCCAAGCAGTAAAAACGACGATGATGACGTTCTACACTGACTTTCTTAGTCAGTTGGGAAACCAGGAGGAAATCAAGAGTAAGTTTAAGCAATGCACACAAAAATATTTTAACTTAGCGAATTCAGTAGTAGAATGCACAAACATTTCGAAATAAACCAACATTACAGGTTAGATACAGATAAACACAAATTTCTAGCTCAAATAGGTAAATCGTAGTATTCAATAACAAAATTCAAACCGTTAAAAGCTTTACAGTGTAACATACAAAGTTTAGAGAAACACAAGGCGGAATTACATAGAGTCCTCGTCGAAGGAAGCTATGAAATTGTTTTGCTATCCGAAACATGGACGAAAGGTGATTTGGAACAAAGTAACCGCTACAAAATCCCTCGATACCATTTCATCGCTCAATCCCGAAACGACAACTATGGAGGTGTTGGAATTATGCTACAAAACGAGTACAACTACCTGGCGATCACATTGCCGGCTACGTCAGATTGGACCCAAGTCTGTGGAATAAAGATATGCTCCCTAGACATCGTAGTAGTGTCGGTGTATATCAGTCCTGATATACCGGCGAATGCATTCGAAGATGATATCACCAAAATCGTTAGCAGTTTGGATGGGCACCGAAAAGTGATATTAGCAGGAGATGTGAACGCACATCACTACGCTTGGGGGAATGAAAAGTGCGACAGAAAGGGGAATATCCTAGCAGATATAATCAACAGTAGCAGGTTTCTGATAGCAAATGATGGATCCAGCACATTCGTTCCGATTCAGCTAAACAAAAAGGCCACTTCAATCGATATAACGTTATGCACGGCTGAACTTTTCGCGGATATCCAGTGGAAGGTTCTCGACTTCAGTGTAGGTTCTCATCACATGGCCATCGAGAGCAGTCTAAACTCCAATCAAATTGCAACAACGAAATACATATATAACAACTATAAAATCTGTGAGGCGATGACTAACCTCGATCCGATGGTAGTGAAAAGTGTAGAGGATTTGATACCAGCAGTTAAAAAAACCTGTAGAGCGAATAGGAAAACAGACAAATACGTTCCAAAACATTGGTGGACAGAAGAGGTAGAACAGGCCTGGGTAGAAAAAACTGAAGCAAGAAGACAGTTCAATAGAGTATCTAGTCAATGCAACCTAATAGAATTCAAGAAAAAGGCAGCCATCTTTCAGAGACTGAAGAGAGAGGAGAGTAGGAAAAAGCtagaggagtttccgaaggaagtTAATCCATTTTCTAGTTCGAAAGAGCTGTGGGGAAAGATAGGAAGATTGACAGGCAAACGATGTAGAAGAAAGGAAAACAACGTGATGTATGACAACAAAGAGGCTGCCGAGGCTTTCCTAGATGAACACTTCGGCAAACACGACCCGCAACCGTGGACGGAACCAGTGATACGATCTACAGGAGATGTAATAGACAAAAATAAGTGGGATAGCATACTGGCGAAGAAATCCAAACCATCAGCCCCGGGAGAGGATCGCATTTCGTATGAAATGTTAAGGAAACTAAACCCGCAAGTTGTCGAAAATCTGTTGATGGACCTAAACAGAATGTGGAGGAGAGGATTCCCGGAAGATGCGCTGCGATCTATTCGGATTGTGGCGATTCCGAAACCCGGTCGAGACCAAACAACCCCATCAGGAAAGCGCCCAATCAGTCTAGTACCCACGATAACAAAGGTAGTGAATACAGCAGTCTTAGAGCGACTCCAAACAGTCATTGATGAGAGGAACATTCTACCACCAACATCCTTCGGTTTCAGGAAAGGACTCTCTACAAACACATGTTTAGAATTTATTGTCAACGAAGTAAAAAACTTAAAGCGGCAGAAAATGAAGGTTGCGTTGATCTGCGTCGATCTGAGCAACGCTTTCAACGCGGTCAAGCCTGACATCCTCAACGACACCTTGGTAGAACtgagaattccagatgaaataatTTTGTGGATAGCTGGTTTTCTACAAAACCGAAGGTTGAGTCTTCAAATTCGTGGAGCGACCATTACAAGGACAATCAACAGTGGACTACCCCAAGGCGACATTCTGTCCCCAACGCTATTCAATCTCTATACGCGGAAGCTACACGACATTGGAGTTGGCGACGACGTCATACTGGTCCAGTATGCCGACGATTTCGGCATCCTGGTAAAAGGTAAATCGTTAGAGCAACTGAATCTCACAGCACAGAACTACATGGACAAGTTCATCGAGGCTGCAGAAAACCTGAACTTTAGGATAAACGCAGAGAAGACAAAAGGATTACTCTTCCATAACAGTGACAACAAACTGACGGTGAAAATCAATGGAACGCAAGTAGAAACAGTAAGAGTACATCGGCATCTCGGAGTCCAGATCGACAGTTTCTTAAGCTTTGGAGCCAACACCAGAGAGGTAGCAAGAAAGGTGACAGACCGTCTCAACATGCTGAAGGTTATAAGTGGGATTAAAACGGGATCGCATCCTCAAACTATGGCTAACATCTATAAAGCTCTAATAAGAAGTGTTCTAGAGTATGGATGCACAGTGCAGAACAACGCCAGTGCCACGAATAAAAGGAAGTTAGAAGTAGCGAATAACCAGTGTTTAAGAAAAGTGACTGGTTGCACGAAAAGCACGCCGCTCAACGCTCTAACCGCATTAGCTGGGCAATATCCATTGCATCTCAGGCAAGAACACGTCGCCAACAAACAAATCGCCCGATCTTTTAGCAGAAACAACGTGGTGGCCACTCAGCTTCGAGAATTAGAGATACCGGATGATTTGAATTTGGAGAAATACAGCTATCTGGAGAAAATGTACATCAGGAACAAAAACATCTTCGACGATATCATGCCAGTTGTGAAACTGCATGCAACAACTGTGGAAGTTCATCCTTATTTGGAAGGATTGGACACAGCTAAAAAAGAGACGAATCCGTTCAAAATGAAACAGTTAGTGCTTTTTACGATGAACAACAAATATCGAGGAAGAAGGAGAATTTTCACGGATGCGTCCAAAGAAGGAGAAAGATGCGGAGTTGGAATATACTTAGAAAGCTGCAAAAGAAGACACTACTATAGACTGGAACAGGAATCGAGCATCACGGCGGCGGAAATGACGGCGATCAAAGTGGCTATTTCCTTCGTCGAGCAGATGGAGTTACACAACTGCGTGATATACACAGACTCAAAATCAGCGTGCATGATTCTGGAGGATTCGATGGACGAGAAGGCCGGCTCAACAATCGTTGCGGAGATACTGAGGATAGCTCATCGTTTCGGAACAGCAATCCAGTGGATCCCGAGCCACGTGGAGGTTGAAGGCAACGAGATAGCGGATAAGCTGGCAAAACTGGGACTGTCCGACATAGCACCAATCTACGGTAATAGATTATGCTTGAATGATGCGCTGCATCGATTCAGAATACAAACCCAGGACAACGCCAACCGATGGTATCAGGACTACTCCATGGAAAAGGGTAAACGCTTCAGCGAGATTTTTCCTGTATTTTCGACCGAGCCGTGGTACTACAAAGTCCAGATGGAAGGTCGAGATGTCCGCCTGACAAAccgtctgatgactggccacgaCTTTTCAAAGTACTGGCTGGCAAAGATGAAGATAGCAGAAGACGAGGACTGCGATATGTGCGAAGTTCCCGAGACGTCAGAGCACATCATTGTTCACTGTCCGAAGCACGGTTTCCTACGATTAAAGTTTCAATTTGAGCAAAAATATCTGAGCCTTACTGACCTGTACAAATCGAAATGCATTGAGACATACCAAGAAGTAACTGAATTTGTAAAACAAGCTAAGTTAAAACTGTAAACAAAACTCTAAACTGCAAGAATGCAAAACTGCAACTGGAAACGGCTAGTCGTCACTCCCATACAACGTCGGAATCGATGAGTTTCTGGCCATATAGTCAAAGTCACTGGGCCAAAATCGCTGAAACTGTCAGCTGACAGTTTCAAACAgagtaaagaagaagaagaagaaggcaatgttggtcaaaccgtttgactggtgtgtagggtgcctaagagTACTGTTGTAATATGACATTGACGATGAATCCAACATGAGTCATATCGCTAAACATGCACCACCAATACAACCACTTCAAGCCGTGCTATCAATGTTTAAGTTGTTTGCCACTCTATAGAATTACGTTTAACCAGTAACCAATAACACTAACTAAACTATCTCGCATGCTCGCGTGCCCGCTTGCTGCCGTTTTTGCCGCCCTGGTTTTTTCTCTCTATCTCTTCTGTCTTCTGCCGCCGCGCCCGCCTTCTGGACCTCCGGAACGAGCAGCCTCCGAGTCGAATCTGCTGAAGATCCGCATCAAGCAACGGGTAATCGAGAAACGTGCCATGACAGGACCGCTGGCAGCCGCCCGCCGCCAGGAACGCCTCCAGCAAGCCGCCCAACGACGGATGCAGCAGAAGCAAGCCCAGCTGTCCGGAAACCATCCGCCCGGTCATCCACACCTGGCGGCACTGGGCGCTCAACATCCCGCAAGTAGGTATCCTCCGCGATCTATCCGTTAGGTTACGAATTGGTTACGATTCCCATTACAACACGTACACACAGACATAATCCAAGATATTTTTGCCTGCTCGATTGTGTGAGTGTGTTTTGGCATGTGATTAACCAGAAGCGCGTAGCACTCGAACCACCAGAAATCCGCGTCCGCTAATCAATTGCAGACTAATACGAACGCACGACCTGTGGCGCCATCTGTTTGTGAACCACGCCCAACCCTAACTTCCCTCTTTCGCCAACAGATTGTGCTAGTGGAACGCCTGATTCCGGGCCGAACTCGCCACCTGCCCTCGGTAGCCGGGGGTCCCCATCGAACGCACCCATTCAGGAAGAGAATGAAGACCCACAGTACGGCCCTGGCGGCCGTTCCAGCATAAACGACTTGTCGCTGTTCAGCTCACCCTCGATGCCGAACATTTCGCTCGGCAGGCCGCACCTAGCCGATGCGCACCCTGCCAATCATATTGTTATTTCCCCACAGTCTATGGTACCGCTGAGACCTCATCAGTTGGTGGCCGCCGGTCAGCCACCTCCCATGCCCCATCATCCGGCGTCGTACGTGGGCCACCAGGCGATGTTGGACCATCTCACGGAGCAGCAGCTGCAGGCAGCTGCTGTGGCAGCCGCCGCCGCCTCTGGTCTTTCGATAAACCCAACGCACCTCGGTGGAATTCACGCTGGCGTTCCTCCGGTCTATGGTCATCCCATTACCGATGCCCAGGTGGCACAAGCCCGTTTGCACAAACAAGGCCATCGGCCGCTCGGTCGTACCCAGTCCGCACCTCTTCCTCTCGGTCATCCCATGCTGACTGGCACCGGCAGCGGCGTCGTCAACATCGGACAAACACACTACGAGAACAGTGATGTAAGTATGGACACTCCCTGCTCCTAAACTATCACTCACCACACTCTCCTCTTCGCAGGCCGAACGCCAAGCGTACGAGCAGCACCTGCTCATGAAGCAGAAAATCCGCCAGACGGCGCTCAACCGAGCCAACTGCGTCCGGGAACCTCAACTCAAGGAGGAAGTCGAATCCGGCGAGGTGATCGACCTCACGGACAAGAAGCAACCGCCGAAGACTACGGTCATCACCTCGAACAGCAGTGTCATCAAGAGCACCTCGCACACCACCTTGCTAAGGGATCCGGCGGAAAccctccagcagcagcagcacgttGAGTTCCTCCAGGCCCAGGCTCTGATGCGACACTCGATGCAGATGAGCATGATGGAAGATCCGTACAACCGGTCGCTGTTGCGGCCTCTCTCCCGAACCTCATCGTCTCCGCTGGTCCACTTGGGAACGCCTGCCAGCAGTAATCACCCGGTAGCCCTGTCGGATACCGGTCAAGACGACATTCCTCCACCTGTCAACCTCACCATGCAGAACCGGAGCCGCTCAATGCTCAGCTATACCAACGAGGGACTGGCCAGTCCCGGACCACTTCAGTTGACCACCTCTTCCTCGGCGTCGGCCATCCCGCTCCGGTTAGTCCATCAAACAGGCAAACCCACCACGGGACTTGCCTTCGATAGCCTCATGTTGAAGCACACCTGCGTCTGCGGAGACAACGCCGCCCACCCGGAACACAGCGGCCGGCTCCAAAGCATCTGGGCTAGGCTGATGGAGACGGGTCTTGCGGCGCGTTGCGATAAGCTCCGCTCCCGAAAGGCCACCCAGGAAGAACTGCAGTCCGTGCACTCGGAAGCGCATTCCCTTCTCTTCGGAACGAATCAGATCAACCGCCAGAAGATGGACGCCAGCGGGGTCAGTTTCGTCCGGTTGGGATGTGGCGGCGTCGGAGTCGACCTGGACACCACCTGGAACGAACACCACACGGCGGCCGCTGCCCGGATGGCCGCCGGCTGTGTCATAGACCTTTCCTACAAGGCCGCCAAAGGAGAAATCCGGAACGGATTCGCCGTGGTTCGACCGCCGGGTCACCACGCGGAACCGAACGCCGCCATGGGCTTCTGCTTCTTCAACTCGATAGCCATCGCGGCCAAACTGCTCCGGCAGCGCCTTGCATCGGAAATCCAACGGGTACTGGTCGTCGATTGGGACGTCCACCACGGCAACGGAACGCAGCAGGTATTCTACGACGATCCGAGCGTCCTCTACCTGTCCATCCATCGCCACGACGATGGAAACTTCTTCCCGGGAACGGGTGGCCCCACCGAGTGCGGAGCCGGCCCCGGCCTTGGGTTCAACGTCAACATTGCCTGGTCCGGAGGGCTGAATCCACCGCTGGGCGATGCCGAGTACCTGGCCGCCTTCCGAACCATTGTGATGCCGATCGCGCGGGACTTCCAACCGGATATCGTGTTGGTATCGGCCGGATTCGACGCCGCGCTCGGACATCCGGCACCGCTCGGAGGCTACATGGTGTCGCCGGCGTGCTTCGGCTACCTGACGCGGGAACTGATGAAGCTGGCCGACGGGAAAGTAAGTCCCATCATCCAGAAAACTTCAAACTTTCCAACATCTGTTTTTCCTATTAATTTAGGTCATCTTGGCGCTGGAGGGCGGTTACGATCTGCCGGCGATCTGCGACTCCGCTCAGGAATGCGTCCGAGCGCTGTTGGGAGACGAGCTGGCGCCGATTGCGGCGTCGGAACTTTCCCGACCGCCGTGTCAGACGGCAATCGAGACGCTGCAGAAGACGATAGCCATCCAGATGACGCACTGGCCGTGTGTGAAACGGTTGGCCCATACCGTGAGCTTTTCGGCGATGCAGGCTGTGAGTGGTGGCGCTGGCGGTGGCGGTCCCGATCGGG includes:
- the LOC109409427 gene encoding histone deacetylase 4 isoform X5, whose amino-acid sequence is MYFDVWQVTGPAIVFSCIEMARDSTMGRDRVLAVPSTGIALDSPSTSQLTAGPPDINQQILELRKEQELQKQELWHAFQEKNKQLELQHRQQLEHKFQRLAEEAAQQRERREREAMKRKEKQDFSANASSEVKQKLQTFLIQKKQAAASNGMNSPSFYRNLGVVKSSSGESIPAGAVVASSHPYKIPPPPPSSMAKYDSDFPLRKTASESNLLKIRIKQRVIEKRAMTGPLAAARRQERLQQAAQRRMQQKQAQLSGNHPPGHPHLAALGAQHPANCASGTPDSGPNSPPALGSRGSPSNAPIQEENEDPQYGPGGRSSINDLSLFSSPSMPNISLGRPHLADAHPANHIVISPQSMVPLRPHQLVAAGQPPPMPHHPASYVGHQAMLDHLTEQQLQAAAVAAAAASGLSINPTHLGGIHAGVPPVYGHPITDAQVAQARLHKQGHRPLGRTQSAPLPLGHPMLTGTGSGVVNIGQTHYENSDAERQAYEQHLLMKQKIRQTALNRANCVREPQLKEEVESGEVIDLTDKKQPPKTTVITSNSSVIKSTSHTTLLRDPAETLQQQQHVEFLQAQALMRHSMQMSMMEDPYNRSLLRPLSRTSSSPLVHLGTPASSNHPVALSDTGQDDIPPPVNLTMQNRSRSMLSYTNEGLASPGPLQLTTSSSASAIPLRLVHQTGKPTTGLAFDSLMLKHTCVCGDNAAHPEHSGRLQSIWARLMETGLAARCDKLRSRKATQEELQSVHSEAHSLLFGTNQINRQKMDASGVSFVRLGCGGVGVDLDTTWNEHHTAAAARMAAGCVIDLSYKAAKGEIRNGFAVVRPPGHHAEPNAAMGFCFFNSIAIAAKLLRQRLASEIQRVLVVDWDVHHGNGTQQVFYDDPSVLYLSIHRHDDGNFFPGTGGPTECGAGPGLGFNVNIAWSGGLNPPLGDAEYLAAFRTIVMPIARDFQPDIVLVSAGFDAALGHPAPLGGYMVSPACFGYLTRELMKLADGKVILALEGGYDLPAICDSAQECVRALLGDELAPIAASELSRPPCQTAIETLQKTIAIQMTHWPCVKRLAHTVSFSAMQAVSGGAGGGGPDREESDTVTAMAGLSMQPPNRTSDISREDSEEPMDQDESK
- the LOC109409427 gene encoding histone deacetylase 4 isoform X3, which encodes MYFDVWQVTGPAIVFSCIEMARDSTMGRDRVLAVPSTGIALDSPSTSQLTAGPPDINQQILELRKEQELQKQELWHAFQEKNKQLELQHRQQLEHKFQVVSRLAEEAAQQRERREREAMKRKEKQDFSANASSEVKQKLQTFLIQKKQAAASNGMNSPSFYRNLGVVKSSSGESIPAGAVVASSHPYKIPPPPPSSMAKYDSDFPLRKTASESNLLKIRIKQRVIEKRAMTGPLAAARRQERLQQAAQRRMQQKQAQLSGNHPPGHPHLAALGAQHPANCASGTPDSGPNSPPALGSRGSPSNAPIQEENEDPQYGPGGRSSINDLSLFSSPSMPNISLGRPHLADAHPANHIVISPQSMVPLRPHQLVAAGQPPPMPHHPASYVGHQAMLDHLTEQQLQAAAVAAAAASGLSINPTHLGGIHAGVPPVYGHPITDAQVAQARLHKQGHRPLGRTQSAPLPLGHPMLTGTGSGVVNIGQTHYENSDAERQAYEQHLLMKQKIRQTALNRANCVREPQLKEEVESGEVIDLTDKKQPPKTTVITSNSSVIKSTSHTTLLRDPAETLQQQQHVEFLQAQALMRHSMQMSMMEDPYNRSLLRPLSRTSSSPLVHLGTPASSNHPVALSDTGQDDIPPPVNLTMQNRSRSMLSYTNEGLASPGPLQLTTSSSASAIPLRLVHQTGKPTTGLAFDSLMLKHTCVCGDNAAHPEHSGRLQSIWARLMETGLAARCDKLRSRKATQEELQSVHSEAHSLLFGTNQINRQKMDASGVSFVRLGCGGVGVDLDTTWNEHHTAAAARMAAGCVIDLSYKAAKGEIRNGFAVVRPPGHHAEPNAAMGFCFFNSIAIAAKLLRQRLASEIQRVLVVDWDVHHGNGTQQVFYDDPSVLYLSIHRHDDGNFFPGTGGPTECGAGPGLGFNVNIAWSGGLNPPLGDAEYLAAFRTIVMPIARDFQPDIVLVSAGFDAALGHPAPLGGYMVSPACFGYLTRELMKLADGKVILALEGGYDLPAICDSAQECVRALLGDELAPIAASELSRPPCQTAIETLQKTIAIQMTHWPCVKRLAHTVSFSAMQAVSGGAGGGGPDREESDTVTAMAGLSMQPPNRTSDISREDSEEPMDQDESK
- the LOC109409427 gene encoding histone deacetylase 4 isoform X2 translates to MYFDVWQVTGPAIVFSCIEMARDSTMGRDRVLAVPSTGIALDSPSTSQLTAGPPDINQQILELRKEQELQKQELWHAFQEKNKQLELQHRQQLEHKFQELRDQRLAEEAAQQRERREREAMKRKEKQDFSANASSEVKQKLQTFLIQKKQAAASNGMNSPSFYRNLGVVKSSSGESIPAGAVVASSHPYKIPPPPPSSMAKYDSDFPLRKTASESNLLKIRIKQRVIEKRAMTGPLAAARRQERLQQAAQRRMQQKQAQLSGNHPPGHPHLAALGAQHPANCASGTPDSGPNSPPALGSRGSPSNAPIQEENEDPQYGPGGRSSINDLSLFSSPSMPNISLGRPHLADAHPANHIVISPQSMVPLRPHQLVAAGQPPPMPHHPASYVGHQAMLDHLTEQQLQAAAVAAAAASGLSINPTHLGGIHAGVPPVYGHPITDAQVAQARLHKQGHRPLGRTQSAPLPLGHPMLTGTGSGVVNIGQTHYENSDAERQAYEQHLLMKQKIRQTALNRANCVREPQLKEEVESGEVIDLTDKKQPPKTTVITSNSSVIKSTSHTTLLRDPAETLQQQQHVEFLQAQALMRHSMQMSMMEDPYNRSLLRPLSRTSSSPLVHLGTPASSNHPVALSDTGQDDIPPPVNLTMQNRSRSMLSYTNEGLASPGPLQLTTSSSASAIPLRLVHQTGKPTTGLAFDSLMLKHTCVCGDNAAHPEHSGRLQSIWARLMETGLAARCDKLRSRKATQEELQSVHSEAHSLLFGTNQINRQKMDASGVSFVRLGCGGVGVDLDTTWNEHHTAAAARMAAGCVIDLSYKAAKGEIRNGFAVVRPPGHHAEPNAAMGFCFFNSIAIAAKLLRQRLASEIQRVLVVDWDVHHGNGTQQVFYDDPSVLYLSIHRHDDGNFFPGTGGPTECGAGPGLGFNVNIAWSGGLNPPLGDAEYLAAFRTIVMPIARDFQPDIVLVSAGFDAALGHPAPLGGYMVSPACFGYLTRELMKLADGKVILALEGGYDLPAICDSAQECVRALLGDELAPIAASELSRPPCQTAIETLQKTIAIQMTHWPCVKRLAHTVSFSAMQAVSGGAGGGGPDREESDTVTAMAGLSMQPPNRTSDISREDSEEPMDQDESK
- the LOC109409427 gene encoding histone deacetylase 4 isoform X6 gives rise to the protein MYFDVWQVTGPAIVFSCIEMARDSTMGRDRVLAVPSTGIALDSPSTSQLTAGPPDINQQILELRKEQELQKQELWHAFQEKNKQLELQHRQQLEHKFQVVSELRDQRLAEEAAQQRERREREAMKRKEKQDFSANASSEVKQKLQTFLIQKKQAAASNGMNSPSFYRNLGVVKSSSGESIPAGAVVASSHPYKIPPPPPSSMAKYDSDFPLRKTDCASGTPDSGPNSPPALGSRGSPSNAPIQEENEDPQYGPGGRSSINDLSLFSSPSMPNISLGRPHLADAHPANHIVISPQSMVPLRPHQLVAAGQPPPMPHHPASYVGHQAMLDHLTEQQLQAAAVAAAAASGLSINPTHLGGIHAGVPPVYGHPITDAQVAQARLHKQGHRPLGRTQSAPLPLGHPMLTGTGSGVVNIGQTHYENSDAERQAYEQHLLMKQKIRQTALNRANCVREPQLKEEVESGEVIDLTDKKQPPKTTVITSNSSVIKSTSHTTLLRDPAETLQQQQHVEFLQAQALMRHSMQMSMMEDPYNRSLLRPLSRTSSSPLVHLGTPASSNHPVALSDTGQDDIPPPVNLTMQNRSRSMLSYTNEGLASPGPLQLTTSSSASAIPLRLVHQTGKPTTGLAFDSLMLKHTCVCGDNAAHPEHSGRLQSIWARLMETGLAARCDKLRSRKATQEELQSVHSEAHSLLFGTNQINRQKMDASGVSFVRLGCGGVGVDLDTTWNEHHTAAAARMAAGCVIDLSYKAAKGEIRNGFAVVRPPGHHAEPNAAMGFCFFNSIAIAAKLLRQRLASEIQRVLVVDWDVHHGNGTQQVFYDDPSVLYLSIHRHDDGNFFPGTGGPTECGAGPGLGFNVNIAWSGGLNPPLGDAEYLAAFRTIVMPIARDFQPDIVLVSAGFDAALGHPAPLGGYMVSPACFGYLTRELMKLADGKVILALEGGYDLPAICDSAQECVRALLGDELAPIAASELSRPPCQTAIETLQKTIAIQMTHWPCVKRLAHTVSFSAMQAVSGGAGGGGPDREESDTVTAMAGLSMQPPNRTSDISREDSEEPMDQDESK
- the LOC109409427 gene encoding histone deacetylase 4 isoform X1, with amino-acid sequence MYFDVWQVTGPAIVFSCIEMARDSTMGRDRVLAVPSTGIALDSPSTSQLTAGPPDINQQILELRKEQELQKQELWHAFQEKNKQLELQHRQQLEHKFQVVSELRDQRLAEEAAQQRERREREAMKRKEKQDFSANASSEVKQKLQTFLIQKKQAAASNGMNSPSFYRNLGVVKSSSGESIPAGAVVASSHPYKIPPPPPSSMAKYDSDFPLRKTASESNLLKIRIKQRVIEKRAMTGPLAAARRQERLQQAAQRRMQQKQAQLSGNHPPGHPHLAALGAQHPANCASGTPDSGPNSPPALGSRGSPSNAPIQEENEDPQYGPGGRSSINDLSLFSSPSMPNISLGRPHLADAHPANHIVISPQSMVPLRPHQLVAAGQPPPMPHHPASYVGHQAMLDHLTEQQLQAAAVAAAAASGLSINPTHLGGIHAGVPPVYGHPITDAQVAQARLHKQGHRPLGRTQSAPLPLGHPMLTGTGSGVVNIGQTHYENSDAERQAYEQHLLMKQKIRQTALNRANCVREPQLKEEVESGEVIDLTDKKQPPKTTVITSNSSVIKSTSHTTLLRDPAETLQQQQHVEFLQAQALMRHSMQMSMMEDPYNRSLLRPLSRTSSSPLVHLGTPASSNHPVALSDTGQDDIPPPVNLTMQNRSRSMLSYTNEGLASPGPLQLTTSSSASAIPLRLVHQTGKPTTGLAFDSLMLKHTCVCGDNAAHPEHSGRLQSIWARLMETGLAARCDKLRSRKATQEELQSVHSEAHSLLFGTNQINRQKMDASGVSFVRLGCGGVGVDLDTTWNEHHTAAAARMAAGCVIDLSYKAAKGEIRNGFAVVRPPGHHAEPNAAMGFCFFNSIAIAAKLLRQRLASEIQRVLVVDWDVHHGNGTQQVFYDDPSVLYLSIHRHDDGNFFPGTGGPTECGAGPGLGFNVNIAWSGGLNPPLGDAEYLAAFRTIVMPIARDFQPDIVLVSAGFDAALGHPAPLGGYMVSPACFGYLTRELMKLADGKVILALEGGYDLPAICDSAQECVRALLGDELAPIAASELSRPPCQTAIETLQKTIAIQMTHWPCVKRLAHTVSFSAMQAVSGGAGGGGPDREESDTVTAMAGLSMQPPNRTSDISREDSEEPMDQDESK
- the LOC109409427 gene encoding histone deacetylase 4 isoform X4, yielding MDGSKGNFANRQEMARDSTMGRDRVLAVPSTGIALDSPSTSQLTAGPPDINQQILELRKEQELQKQELWHAFQEKNKQLELQHRQQLEHKFQVVSELRDQRLAEEAAQQRERREREAMKRKEKQDFSANASSEVKQKLQTFLIQKKQAAASNGMNSPSFYRNLGVVKSSSGESIPAGAVVASSHPYKIPPPPPSSMAKYDSDFPLRKTASESNLLKIRIKQRVIEKRAMTGPLAAARRQERLQQAAQRRMQQKQAQLSGNHPPGHPHLAALGAQHPANCASGTPDSGPNSPPALGSRGSPSNAPIQEENEDPQYGPGGRSSINDLSLFSSPSMPNISLGRPHLADAHPANHIVISPQSMVPLRPHQLVAAGQPPPMPHHPASYVGHQAMLDHLTEQQLQAAAVAAAAASGLSINPTHLGGIHAGVPPVYGHPITDAQVAQARLHKQGHRPLGRTQSAPLPLGHPMLTGTGSGVVNIGQTHYENSDAERQAYEQHLLMKQKIRQTALNRANCVREPQLKEEVESGEVIDLTDKKQPPKTTVITSNSSVIKSTSHTTLLRDPAETLQQQQHVEFLQAQALMRHSMQMSMMEDPYNRSLLRPLSRTSSSPLVHLGTPASSNHPVALSDTGQDDIPPPVNLTMQNRSRSMLSYTNEGLASPGPLQLTTSSSASAIPLRLVHQTGKPTTGLAFDSLMLKHTCVCGDNAAHPEHSGRLQSIWARLMETGLAARCDKLRSRKATQEELQSVHSEAHSLLFGTNQINRQKMDASGVSFVRLGCGGVGVDLDTTWNEHHTAAAARMAAGCVIDLSYKAAKGEIRNGFAVVRPPGHHAEPNAAMGFCFFNSIAIAAKLLRQRLASEIQRVLVVDWDVHHGNGTQQVFYDDPSVLYLSIHRHDDGNFFPGTGGPTECGAGPGLGFNVNIAWSGGLNPPLGDAEYLAAFRTIVMPIARDFQPDIVLVSAGFDAALGHPAPLGGYMVSPACFGYLTRELMKLADGKVILALEGGYDLPAICDSAQECVRALLGDELAPIAASELSRPPCQTAIETLQKTIAIQMTHWPCVKRLAHTVSFSAMQAVSGGAGGGGPDREESDTVTAMAGLSMQPPNRTSDISREDSEEPMDQDESK